The following coding sequences are from one Sciurus carolinensis chromosome 11, mSciCar1.2, whole genome shotgun sequence window:
- the LOC124960674 gene encoding putative olfactory receptor 52P1 produces MSSTFGHTVESPNHTNLDPSFFFLLGIPGLEQFHMWLSLPVCCLGTATVVGNIAILVVVATEPALHKPVYLFLCMLSTIDLAASVSTVPKLLAILWCGAGHISASACLAQMFFIHTFCMMESTVLLAMAFDRYVAICHPLRYATILTDAIIARIGVVAVVRGSLLMLPCPFLIRRLSFCQSQVIPHTYCEHMAVVKLACGDTRPNRVYGLTAALLVIGVDLFCIGLSYALIAQAVLRLSSHEARSKALGTCGSHVCVILISYTPALFSFFTHRFGHHVPLHVHILLANVYLLFPPALNPVVYGVKTKEIRERVFRVFHRGQRTGLKASE; encoded by the coding sequence ATGTCCAGCACTTTTGGCCACACCGTGGAATCTCCTAATCATACTAACCTAgacccttctttcttcttcctcctgggcATCCCAGGTTTGGAACAATTCCACATGTGGCTCTCACTTCCTGTGTGCTGCCTTGGCACAGCCACAGTTGTGGGCAACATAGCCATCCTGGTTGTTGTTGCCACTGAGCCAGCTCTGCACAAGCCAGTGTACCTTTTCCTGTGCATGCTCTCCACCATCGATTTGGCTGCCTCTGTCTCCACAGTTCCCAAGCTGCTGGCCATCCTCTGGTGTGGAGCTGGACAtatctctgcctctgcctgcctGGCACAGATGTTCTTCATTCACACCTTCTGCATGATGGAGTCTACAGTGCTGCTGGCCATGGCCTTTGATCGCTATGTGGCTATCTGTCACCCACTTCGCTATGCTACTATTCTCACTGACGCCATCATTGCCCGCATCGGGGTGGTAGCTGTGGTGCGAGGCTCCCTGCTCATGCTTCCATGTCCCTTCCTCATCAGGCGCTTGAGCTTCTGCCAAAGCCAGGTGATCCCCCACACGTACTGTGAGCACATGGCTGTGGTGAAGCTGGCCTGTGGAGACACCAGGCCTAACCGTGTGTATGGTCTGACAGCTGCACTGTTGGTCATTGGGGTTGACTTGTTCTGCATCGGACTCTCCTACGCCCTCATTGCACAAGCTGTCCTTCGCCTCTCATCCCATGAAGCTCGGTCCAAGGCCCTGGGGACCTGTGGCTCCCATGTCTGTGTCATCCTCATCTCTTACACACcagctcttttctcttttttcacgCACCGCTTTGGTCACCATGTTCCTCTCCATGTTCATATTCTTTTGGCCAATGTCTATCTTCTCTTCCCGCCTGCTCTTAACCCTGTGGTCTATGGAGTCAAGACCAAGGAGATTCGTGAAAGGGTTTTCAGGGTGTTCCACAGAGGACAGAGAACTGGGTTAAAGGCATCTGAGTGA
- the LOC124960488 gene encoding olfactory receptor 56B1-like: MSASFKGSNSSKFQVSEFILMGLPGIHSWQHWLSLPLALLYLSTISANILVLTTIYQDPALKQPMYLFLGILSVVDMGLATTIVPKILAIFWFDAKAISLPECFAQIYAIHCFVGMESGVFLCMAFDRYVAICHPLRYPLIVTDSFIIKATLFMVLRNGLCVIPVPVLAAQRHYCSRNEIEHCLCSNLGVTSLACDDRRPNSICQLVLAWLGMGSDLSLIILSYALILRSVLRLSSAEAVSKALSTCSSHLILIFFFYTVVVVISVTHLAETKATLIPVLLNVLHNTIPPSLNPIVYALRTKELREGFQKVFCLGLQKK, translated from the coding sequence ATGTCTGCATCTTTCAAAGGCTCCAATAGCTCCAAGTTCCAGGTCTCCGAGTTCATTCTGATGGGCCTCCCAGGCATTCACAGCTGGCAGCACTGGCTCTCCTTGCCTTTGGCACTGCTCTATCTCTCAACAATTAGTGCAAACATCCTTGTCCTCACCACCATCTACCAGGACCCTGCTCTGAAGCAGCCTATGTACCTTTTCCTGGGCATCCTCTCTGTGGTGGACATGGGCCTGGCCACCACCATCGTGCCCAAGATCCTGGCCATCTTCTGGTTTGATGCCAAGGCCATTAGCCTCCCAGAGTGCTTTGCTCAGATTTATGCCATTCACTGCTTTGTTGGCATGGAGTCTGGTGTCTTCCTCTGCATGGCTTTTGATAGATATGTAGCTATTTGTCATCCTCTTCGCTACCCTTTGATTGTCACCGATTCCTTTATCATCAAAGCTACCCTGTTCATGGTGCTTAGAAATGGCTTGTGTGTCATCCCAGTGCCTGTTCTTGCAGCGCAGCGTCATTATTGTTCCAGGAATGAAATTGAACATTGCCTGTGTTCTAATCTTGGGGTCACAAGCCTGGCTTGTGATGACAGGAGGCCCAACAGTATTTGCCAATTGGTCCTGGCATGGCTTGGAATGGGGAGTGACCTCAGTCTTATTATATTGTCCTATGCCCTGATTCTGCGCTCCGTCCTCAGGCTGAGCTCTGCTGAAGCCGTCTCCAAGGCTCTGAGCACTTGCAGCTCCCATCTCATCCTCATCTTCTTCTTCTACACTGTTGTTGTGGTCATTTCAGTAACTCACCTGGCAGAGACTAAGGCTACGCTGATTCCAGTTCTACTCAACGTGCTGCACAACaccatccctccttccctcaaCCCTATTGTTTATGCACTTAGGACCAAAGAGCTTAGGGAAGGCTTCCAAAAGGTGTTTTGCTTAGGtttacaaaagaaataa
- the LOC124960697 gene encoding olfactory receptor 52D1-like, which yields MLSASVPNNTAFHPSTFILLGIPGMQDQHVWIAIPFCSMYVLALVGNGTILYIIMTDRALHEPMYLFLCLLSITDLVLCSTTLPKMLTIFWLRSHVISYQGCLTQMFFVHAVFATESAVLLAMAFDRYVAICRPLHYTSILNVAMIGKLGLACVVRGFLFVFPFVILIERLPFCGHHIIPHTYCEHMGIAKLACASIKPNTIYGLTVALSITGMDVVLIATSYILILQAVLRLPSKDAQFRAFSTCGAHICVILVFYIPAFFSFFTHRFGHQVNPQVHIVLANLYLLVPPVLNPLVYGINTKQIRLRIFDFLMGRR from the coding sequence ATGCTCTCTGCTTCTGTGCCCAATAACACTGCCTTCCACCCttccacatttattttacttggaaTCCCTGGGATGCAAGACCAGCATGTTTGGATTGCCATCCCCTTCTGCTCCATGTATGTCCTTGCTTTGGTTGGCAATGGCACCATCCTCTACATCATCATGACAGACAGAGCTCTGCACGAGCCAATGTACCTCTTTCTGTGCCTACTGTCCATCACTGATCTGGTACTCTGCTCAACAACATTGCCCAAAATGCTAACAATCTTCTGGCTTAGGTCCCACGTAATTTCCTACCAAGGCTGTCTCACCCAGATGTTTTTTGTTCATGCAGTCTTTGCCACAGAGTCAGCTGTTCTGCTAGCCATGGCTTTTGATcgttatgtggccatctgccgTCCATTACATTATACGTCCATCCTCAATGTCGCCATGATTGGGAAGCTTGGCCTGGCGTGTGTTGTCCGtggctttctctttgttttcccctttgtCATCCTCATCGAACGCTTACCCTTCTGTGGACATCACATCATCCCCCACACCTACTGCGAGCACATGGGCATAGCCAAGCTGGCCTGTGCCAGCATCAAGCCCAACACCATTTATGGTCTTACTGTAGCTCTCTCAATCACGGGCATGGACGTGGTCCTCATCGCCACCTCCTACATCCTGATCCTGCAGGCCGTGCTGCGATTGCCCTCCAAGGACGCTCAATTCCGAGCATTCAGCACCTGTGGAGCCCACATCTGTGTGATTCTTGTCTTCTACATCcctgccttcttttccttttttacccACCGCTTTGGCCACCAAGTAAACCCTCAGGTCCACATTGTACTTGCCAATCTTTATCTCCTCGTGCCCCCTGTTCTCAATCCCCTGGTCTATGGCATTAATACCAAACAGATTCGCCTGagaatatttgactttttaatggGGAGAAGGTAA